A stretch of DNA from Triticum dicoccoides isolate Atlit2015 ecotype Zavitan chromosome 2A, WEW_v2.0, whole genome shotgun sequence:
AGGTCACCGCCGCCCCTGGTGGAAAGATGATCCCTAGGTGATTATCCTTCCCTTCGGGCTCCCTTATATTGCTAGGCCCCGTAGACCCTTCTGCTAGGCCTTCTGTCACGCTCCCCTCAGTGAGCCACCTCCAGTGTATGACACTGTCACACTCCTTCATGACGACAATCTCCTTGAGACGGCTCTTTCGTTGCCCAGCCATGGTTGTTGTTAGTGGGATGAGGTTGCCCCTGCcacaagagagcacctacctcggcACAGGCATCCCCGACAGGGTGGGCACATGAgtgccaggaaggcgtcatcgcctCTCCAAGGGGTGGGCGCACGAGGGGAGGGAAGGGTCGTCGCTAGCAGGTTGGGCATGCGAGGGGATGGAAGAAGATGGTCGGCActggagaagagaagaagaggcAACTTACATGTGGCCCCACATGTAAGTTAATGGTTAAACTAAATAGTCAAACAAACAGTTTGTTTAAGAACGGGTCTGACATGTCATAATCACGATCAATTGTAAAACACTCGGTGATTTTGGTTTTGTGAAACAAATGATGCCGATTCTGTAAGGTATCGACGACAAACTAAAATCTGATACTTTTTTAAAACCCTAACGCGAAAAATGGTAGTTTTATGGTATTCACTCGGATGTGACGGGCATGCACCTAGCcattccgattcaaattatcatgcATGCAACACGGCACATGGCATTGCAATGGTGGTCTCGCCAGATCTGTGCCCGATGCCACGCTGCGGCATAGTGGCTTGCATGCAGGACGAGTCCAGCTGCAGCTCCAGCCAGCCGTGATATGAAAGGGAGAGTACACCACACCACACCACCACCACACCAGCCAGATTCATGCTCCGCATCGGCATCTAATATAGTGGGGAGCGGTCTACGAGCTACCATCCATTTCCTTGGTCAAGTTTCTTTTCTTCACGAGTGGTCCGGCCTCAGCTGCAGAAATGTCAAGTCATCACAATCTTTTCCCTGCCCCAAAGCTGCGGCCCTTGTTCTTACAAGAAAATAAAAGCAACCACTGCTAATACTGATCCCCATGATTGTAAACGATGGAACAATTCTTATAAACGAATAAAGGAGATTTTGAATTAAAAAAAGCATTGTCATTGTGACTGTGATCAGTGGTATGTTGCTTAGGCTTGCATCTTCCAATAATTTCATAGCTTAGCATGGTTGCTCGAACTGAAATAAAATCGACATTCAGGTTTTATTATTCCTCTATTTCTTTGTTAACAAAAGGGTAGTTTTTATTACTAATCATTATTTGTTTGGTGGCAGTGATAAGTGGCCTACCTAACATTGATGTAGTACCTGATGCTTTCTTATACAATATTCAGCAGATCAGATGTTTGTCCCTAGCGCAACAAGAGCCCATGGCCAAATTGAAATAAATGCATAGTACTAAATAGTTCACTTGCCTCTACTACCTTAAAGTCAAGCCAGGTCATGGTACATTCACTAATTATATTTTGTGGACAAAACTGCTTCCTAAATGTACAAGAAATTTGCAGCTCATTCTCCCTCCCTTGAACCTCTGGTCTGGAGGAAAATTgaaaaggggaagaagaagaagaataaaaaggtGGGAAAACAATTGAGGACAACTCTATACATATTTGCACAATTGAAGTGATCCTGATTGTTGAGTTGAGAACTTTAGAGTGTTGAATACTTCATGGATCAAGTATTATGCTTCCACACCTACACTTCCATCTCAGAGGTTTGTAGTCCGAGATGCCACCATTGTCCTTGTAGGCAGCGAGCATCGCTGCATCGATGTCACTCGCCGCATCATGGTGTTCTCGGCCAGCTCTCTGCTTGTGATCCTGTGGCACTATGGGCACCTGCACTGCCTTGCAGTGGCCACAAGACATGCACACACTCTCACACCTTGGTGGCCTTGATCCGATCAGGCCCCTCCGTTCCATCTTCATCATCTCCCCTCTGTGTCCCCCTTTCTCCTCCTATGACATTAATAAACAATGCTTAATTAGCACTGTAGCACAAGCAAAGGTCCATCAGACAATAGCAACAACTTGTTGATTATTTGTACCTTACTGCTGCCAATCTCTAGTAACCTCAGTGGCAACCTCCCTGTGATAGAAATTGAGAAAGTATAGTTGAGTAAGAAACTACCATGGAAATGTGGAATGACTGTTTCAAACTAGAAACATTGAGATGAGCACTAGAGGTCTTACCAGCATCTGAATGTGCTGACTCcatggaggggaggaggaggaggactgagAGGAAGAACAGAGGCAACGACATATGGGTACTGCCACTGCATTGCAAAAGATGGACCATTCTTGTCTGTGTTGAACCTTCTTAATTAAACTAGCTCAATCGGTTTTTCCGGCCCCTATGGAAAACTGATCCGAATCTTCCAGCGGCTAGCTAGACCTCTATCAGCGGTTTCATTGCATCAATATCGAGTTCATAGCAAGACTTCTAGTGTGGTATGTTGTGGTTTGGTGGgggagatgagatgagatagatgaggaggaagaagggcagtgCTAAATAGGATAGAATATTTGGGACTGGGGTTGAAAAAAATAGTTCTAGCATATTCGGGTGCGGGTTGTGGGGGATTAGCTAGCTATTTCCAGGTACAGACTCTGGAGTGCATTCATAATAATCTTGTCGGTGGTGAGTTTAGTATCTCGTGTGCGTGTCGTTCGTGTGTCCGGAGGGGCATATCACTTACTCTTTTTTAGGGGTGCATATCATTTACCTAGCTCATCTTCGTCTCGACTTGGGCTAAGAGCATTCTACAACCAGACTGAAATAATTTCAACCTTATATGTCCCTAACACATTTTTGTTCGAAAAGAGGTGCTTGCCCGGTCATAGACTAAGGCCCTTACAGATCTGGCACGAGTTCCAGACCAAATAAGTAGAACGAAGTACGGAATAGCAAGTACAAGCGATACAAGCCCGAAGGCGAAGATAAGCGACGCAGCGCCCAGTCAAAAAGGGGAAACATCGGGCTCTCAAGGTAGCATAGTCAAGTGTCATGCCATAGGTTCCCCTTGTGTTGCTCAACGAAACTCAGTACACTTTGCTCGCACCTTTGCTGCGAGCCCCTCCACGTGCCTTCTGTCTTGTGCCCTTGATAGAGgtttccagagctgcaagaaagacaCCAGTTTGTATGATAGATCAGCCGGGTGTTTGATGTATACTCCTTTTATCAAATCCTTGTTTCTTGTGGTCTACAAAGCCCACGCCAGTGCCCCATAACCCACCCAGGCGATTCGTCTATCACGCCCGGAGGTGGCCCTGGCCAACCGGTAGAAATGTGAAAACCCACTCGAATTCCATGTGGATCATGTTACCGCCCTCAACGAGCTCCACACGAATTGTGCTATGCTGCACCGAAATATGATATGGTCACGGTCTTCGTTTTCCCCACACCAAATGCATTTTTCATCACCCGGGCCTCTTCGTTTTTGCATTTGATCCCCAAATGCAATTCGGTTACGGGCCACTTGCCATAGGAAAATCTTAATTTTTGTCGGGATGCGCGCATTCCATATCCCGGACATGTCACATGGTGTCATAGACTTGAATATCTCCCTATATAGGGATCTGGTGGAGAAGCGCCCCGATGGCTCCAGGCGCCAGATGACCTCGTCATTACCATGTCCCAATGAATGACATTGCAGACAGAGATGCATGGCCTCCCATTCCGTGCTATCAATTTTTCTGAAAGGACGGCGGAACTGAGGTGCCCATTGACCATGCCGCCATATTTCCGCCACCTTGGCAGATTGGTCTGAGGTGATGGCAAATAATCATGGAAATGCGAGGGATAGCCGGTCCTCCCTACACCACATATCTGTCCAGAAACACATGGCTTTACCATTGTGGATTGTAAATCTAGTCCCGAGACTAAGTAACGGTTGTATCTTCCTAATATCCCTCGCAAATTGAGATAATTTGGTATTCCGCCTGAACTCCACCCCTCCTTGGACCAAGTATTTGGACTTGAATATGTCAAGCCAAAGGCCTCCCTGGCCCCTTAAAATCTTCCAGGCCCACTTTTTCATAAGACACCAATTCATAACTTTGGTGTTGATCACCCCAAGCTGCCAACCTCTTTAGGTTGGCAGATCTTATCCCAACTCACCATATGGTATCTCTGCTTCCCGTTCTCCTTCGCCCAAAAGAACCAGGACTGGGTCTTATTAAGCTTGTCATGAATCCTATCTTGAAGGAGATAAAAACTCATTACGAACATCGGGATATTTGTAAGACAATCGTTTATGAGAACCAGTCGTCCTCCCTAGGCCAGTAATTTACCTTGCCAAGGTTCAATCCTAGCCGCAGTTTTGTCCACCACCGGTTGTAGCTCCCCCATGGTTATCGCCCTAGATGAGATGGGCATTCCGAGGTATTTTATTGGGATGGATCCCAATTCGCAATTCATCATATGGGCTGCCCTAAGTTGGGATTCAAGGTCACCTCCCGTGACAATCACCTCACTCTTTGCAAAGTTGATTTTTAGGCCAGACATCTCCTCAAAGCACACGAGGAGAAATTTGAGGTTCGTAATTTCCCTCTCAGAATTTTTAATAAAGATTAGAGTGTTGTCAGCATATTGGAGATGTGATATTCCTCCTGGGATAATGCCCTGGGCCACCCCAGATATGTGACCCGCCGCCTTGGCGCAATCGAGAATAGCAGCCAAAGCATTAGCTAGGATGTTAAAGAGGAGTGGGGATATAGGATCCCCTTGTCTGACACCTCTCTTATTTCTAAAAAAATGCTCCTATCTCGCCATTGATATTAACTGCCGTCTGGCCCCTTGTACCAGTTGCCACATCTAGCTAGTCCATAGTGGATCAAAGCCTTTCACCCTAAGCACCTCTTCCAGGAATTCCCACCTCACACGATCATAGGCTTTCTCGAAGTCAATATTCAAGATGAACACCTCTTGCTTAGTGTTATTAATTTCGTGCAGCACTTCATGTAGGACAGCCACCCCGTCTAGTATGCTTCTCCCTCTAATAAAAGTTGTTTGGTTTCGGTCAATGATTTTGTTAGCCACTGGCGCCAAGCGAGTTGCAAAGCCCTTGGCCAAGAGTAGGAAACTAACATTGAAAGTAATTGGATGAAATTGTCTAATGTTGTCTTCGAGAGTAGTGCTAGAACCCCATAGTTAAGACGCTTTACGTTGATTCTACCGAGGGTGAATTCATGCACCAAATTGAGGAACTGGGGCCCACCAAATCCTAGAATTTTTTGTAAAAGATTACCGGCAACCCATCGGGCCCCGGTGCTGTGTTCACCCTCATGTTATTTAGGTGAGTGGACACCTCAAGTAAAGTAAAGGGGAGAATTAATGCCAGGTTATCCTCCCTTGAGACCTTCCATTGGGATTCCCACATGTCTGTCCCAAGGGAAGCTGCCCCTCCTGAGGTTGTCCCTAGCAATTGCTTGTAGAAGCTATCAATATGGGCTCTAAGCTCTTCCTCCCCCACGTATAAATTATCCTCATCCGAAAGGGCTCTAATCGTGCATCTATGTCGGCGGCCATTGGCCACCGCGTGGAAGAATTTTGTGCAAGCGTCTCCTTTTAGGACCCATGTCTGTTGCCCCCTCTGTTGCCAGTACATCTCCTCACATGTTAATACGAAAATCATCTCCTCCTCCACCGCATACTGGTGAGCCCACTCGTCATGTGATAAACCAACAGAGTTGGCTTGCTGGTCTAATTATTTAATTTCTTGTAATATGGCCACCTTATGCCGAACAAGATCACTCCCAATGTTGGCTCCCCACCCACTCATGTGGTGTCGAGCTCGGCGAATACAGTGTTGCCACTCATCCAAGGCATCACATAATGAACCATATCGATGAGGACGGTTTGTCCTGGCAGCTCCCCAAATCCGTTTGATCATCTCCACGAATCCCGGTTGGTATAACCACTGTTTCTCAAAGAAGAATCGCTTAGGTGGTCTTCGGCGATTCTCGCTCGATTTCAGGATGAGGGGGCAATGATCCAATCCCAACCGGGTCTCCACCGTGAGACAGCTTGCACGGAACATTGCCTCCCAGTCCATGGACACAAACATGCGGTCAAGCACACTTCAGACCGGGTTGTCCTGATTGTTGGTCCATGTATATCTAGCCCCCACACGTTGGAGTTTGATAAGAGCTAGTTCTGCCACCCATTCATTGAATAACTCCATCAAACCTCTATCGCTAATGATCTGGTTGCTTTTATCCTCTGCACACCGAATTAAATTAAAATCCCCCCTCCCGATGACCATTGGGCCTGTAGCACTCGAGATTTTAAGGTACAATTCTCTCAATAAGTCATGAGACCTAGCGTGGTCGGCTGGCCCATACACCACCACCAATTCCCACCTACGATTATTATCCAACTGGAGCACCTCTACTATGAAGAAAAACTCCCCCCTAGAGAAAGCCAGTACATCGAATGTGTTTTTATTCACCCCAACTAAAAGTCCTCCCGATCTACCGTTTTTTGGGACCCATTCCCAATGAAACGGGAGAGTACCTGCTAAGGAATCAAGCTCATGTTGCAGGAAGGATGCATGAATTGTTTCCTGGAGCCCCACGAAGTCTAGGTGTTGGTCGCGAATAAATTGGATCAACTGTCTTCTTCTATCCCAGCAACCAAACCCTCTAAGATTCTAAATAATACCCCTCATTGATCACCGATGGGGGACTGAGCACCCTCCCCCTCTATTATTTGGGAAATCTGGGCGACCGTGCCCCTGCCTCTTCCCCGGCCACGACCACGGCCCCGACCCTTCCCACCTCCGCGACACGAGACAGCATGACCTGGCAGTGGTGCCTTCTCCCTGGCACCAGCGACAAGGTCAGGTGCGGTCGCCTCGGTCACACGCATTCTTCCAGGTCCTTGCACGCAATGGCCTTCGCTATCTTGGCTTGGGCCTCTTCTTGAGCCCGAAAACAAACCAAGACCTCTATGGGGGACCGATCCTCTGATCCTAAGATCACGTTGCACTCCTTTGCGACCCAAAGAAGGTGCGCATCCGATGCAAGAGCTAAAACCTTAAATGATGACATTGAGCAAGTGATCAGTTTGGAAGCTATACCTTGCATAGATTTATTGGCTTTGAGCGCCATAGCCTTGTCTATCATCTTGTAAGCCTTGGAAGCCGCCGCCCTCTTGCTTGTCTGGGAAGCCCGAACTGGGGATGCCATAGGTCCCGATTTGGCCACCATCGCCACCTCCTCCGTGCCCACTTGGGCCCCGGGGGTCATGGTCTTGTCACGAGTCGGAGTTTGCTGGGAGTCTTCATGGATGCGCTCGAAGGCAGCTACACACTCCTCCACGGGCATGCGGTTTTCGGTGAAGTCCTCCCCCTAGAAACTGTTGTCGAGGCGGATGGGCAAAACAACAGTCGCCCGAGCCAAGAGCATCGCCCCCCTAGGGTTGCCACCGAGGTCGCCGAACGGAGAGGGGGGAGGAGCAAGGCATAGCAGATCAAGGTGTTGAAGTTGCACTCGGAATAGGCGCCTTGGACGCTGTGACGCCTGAGCCAACCGGACGACCACCCCCCATCTCGAGGTCCCCGCCGGGAGAATCACCAGCATCCAGCTTCAGCGGGCTAGGAGACAAAGACAAGCTGCGCTCCAGGGCTCCTTTGGAGAGGTTAGAGCCATACTGATCAACTCCAAGCAAAGGGGAAGGAATGGACTCACGCCGCAGCATGCGGGGGTGTCCACCGGCTGCAGGATGACCTTCGCGACGCTCGGTCCAGGACTGGCCGCTGGAGCCAACGCGACCATGGTCGCGGTGTGCCCAGCCGGACCCGAAGACACCACCACCGTTGACGAGGTTCCCCCGTTGGATGCCGCCTTTGACTTGCCGCCCGCCGCATCCCAATCTGCAGTGTTTAAGCTTGTGAAGATTCTCATCTCCTTCTGGATCCTCATCTATGGTCGAGCGTGGAGGGGGAGGAGATGGGGTAGAGGAGCCAATGGACCACCCACCTCCCGTTCGACCCGCATCATGAAGCCGCTGAGCCCCCAGAAGATCTCAAATAGCCCGTTGACTTTGGTCGGGTCCCTGCACTAGATCTTCGCCCTCACGGGATCTCTCCGGAGGCCCCCCGTGTTAGGCCTCACAATTGATAGCTCATCAACCACCACAGCCTTACCGACGACCCGGAGAAATTCGTTAATAAGAACAACTTTGCAAAGACGATTTGGAATTCCAGATATCTGAACCTAGCACTCCTGCAGCCATGAGACCGTGTACGACTCGGAGAAAGGATCCCCCACCTCAGCTCTATGGCCGCTGATCGGCAACATGATTGTGCCGATCTTTTGGGCCATCCTCAAGGCTTGCTTGGACGCGTACACCACCGAGAAGCAGTTCCGACGCGCCAGATTGACTTGCCAGTCCCACTTAGACTCCCACATGTCTGATAAGTCCCTCCCAAGTGATTCCTCAGAAGCCTCCCCCTCGATGACCACCACTAAGGCCGCATTGGCCGGAAGTTGGTGTTCAACGTCCGATCCCCGCTCGAGAAGGTAGAAACCCTGGCCTTTGACCCCAAAGCCATACATGGAAAGATATGGCTTGGCAGTGCGAGAGGGCCAGTTGTTGGAGGTGTGGCTTTCTTCCTTGCACACGAAGCAGAGAGGCTGATTCTTGCATTCGATTTGGTAATGACCGTTCTTTCCACATTTGAAGCACATCACCTCCCCGGCCTAAGCCCGCCGCGGTGGCCTAGTAGGGTCCCCCTCTAATTCTCGCATTCAGCGATCCCCATCCCCACTCCAAGAGGAGCGGTCACCCCCACCAGACGAGGTCCCACCACTCGCACCGCGCCCGGCCGGCCGAATCTGGCCCTGGCCCGACAGAAGACCTGGAGGCGGAGGGGGGAGGGCGAGAATCATGCCCGCGGGAGGACGACCGCCATGGGGACGCAGATCCACGCGCGTCGACGCCTCCGGGCCGATCCCTCGCCCGCGACTCCCTGCGCGTCGAGAGCTGGGCCCAGAGATCTTGCTCCCTAGCCACCTCCTCTGTCGCGGTCGTCGACGTCGCTAGTGGCCGCTTGTTCCGGTCATGCGCCTGTAGCCTTCGCTCCTTCTCCATCCTCTGTGCCCTATTCACCAACGCCGGAGCTTCCGCCACCGAAATGACCCATGCACGCCGCCCCCACCGCTGGATATCATGAGGATCAGCTGGAAACCCTAACACTAGAGACGAATCCCCCTTCTGAACCCACCACCAGCATTTATAAGGCAATGGACGCTCCGTTGGGCCGATAAGAGGTGGGGATACACGGGCCTGGCCCATGATGAGTGGCCCCGGGACAGGAGGGCGCGCTGCCAGCTCAGCAAAACTGAAGCCAAACGACGGGCCGAGGCCCAGGCCCGCAGGCCCCAGCACCCTGACACGGCCCACCTGGCTATCCCCTCCAGAGCCACCCCTCAGATCCCGATCCTCCCCCATGCCAGTGACAAGCAGCGGAAAATCCGATGGCAATAACACCGGAGAAGAACGGAcccccactgttggggaacgcagtaatttcaaaaaaagatcctacgcacatgcaagatctatcatggtgatgcatagctacaagagggaagagtgtttcCCACaaacccttgtagaccataagaggaagtgttatgacaacgcggttgatgtagtcgtacgtcttcatgatccgatcgatcctagtaccggaagtacggcacctccgcgatctggacacgttcagctcggtgacgtcccacgaaatctcgatccagctgagtgtcgagggagagcttcgtcggcacgacagcgtgatgatggtgatgatgaagctaccggcatagggcttcgcttaagaactacaatgatatgaccgaggtggattatggtggagggcgcaccgcacacggctaagacaatgatcaacttgtgtatctatggggtgccccctccctcgtatataaaggagtggaggaggggggagggccggccctctatggcgcgccctaggggagtcctactcccagcggcagtaggattcccccttccaagtagtaggagtaggagagaaggaagggaaggagagggggaaggaaaggcgggccggcccccacccaatttggattgggctaggggggcgcctcccaccttttcccttcctctcctctattccactaaggcccaataagacccatatactccccggggggttccggtaacctctcggtactccaggAAAttaccgaactcatccggaaccattccgatgtccaaacataggcttccaatatatcgatctttacgtctcgatcattttgagactcctcgtcatgtctgtgatcatatccgtgactccgaactacctttggtacatcaaaacacataaactcatagtatCGATCATCactaaacgttaagcgtgcggaccctacgggttcgagaactatgtagacatgaccgagactcatcttcggtcaataaccaatagccgaacctggatgctcatattggttcctacatattctatgaagatcttcatcggtcaaactgcacaacaacatacgttgttccctttgtcatcggtatgttacttgcctgagatccgatcgtcggtatctcaatacctagttcaatctcattatcggaaagtttctttactcattccgtaatgcatcatcccgcaactaactaattagttacattgcttgcaaggcttatagtgatgtgcattatcgaggggtcccagagatacctctccgatactcagagtgacaaatcctaatctcgatctatgccaactcaacaaacaccatcggagacacctgt
This window harbors:
- the LOC119359427 gene encoding EPIDERMAL PATTERNING FACTOR-like protein 2; this encodes MVHLLQCSGSTHMSLPLFFLSVLLLLPSMESAHSDAGRLPLRLLEIGSSKEEKGGHRGEMMKMERRGLIGSRPPRCESVCMSCGHCKAVQVPIVPQDHKQRAGREHHDAASDIDAAMLAAYKDNGGISDYKPLRWKCRCGSIILDP